Proteins encoded together in one Sulfurihydrogenibium subterraneum DSM 15120 window:
- a CDS encoding restriction endonuclease subunit S — MSEKLPKGWKRVKLGEVAIVNPSEILKKGTLAKEVPMEALQPFTKKIYTYQIGLYNGGAKFRNGDTLVARITPSLENGKTAYVDILEDNEIGFGSTEFIVLRGKKGITDSHFLYYFAISPDFRDVAIKSMTGSSGRQRVQTDVVLSYEFLF; from the coding sequence ATGAGTGAAAAACTGCCTAAAGGATGGAAAAGGGTTAAGTTGGGAGAGGTAGCTATTGTTAATCCTTCTGAAATATTAAAGAAGGGAACTCTTGCTAAAGAAGTACCAATGGAAGCATTACAACCTTTTACAAAAAAAATTTATACTTATCAAATAGGATTATATAATGGAGGTGCAAAATTTAGGAACGGTGATACGTTAGTCGCAAGAATTACACCAAGTTTGGAGAACGGTAAGACAGCATATGTTGATATTTTAGAAGATAATGAAATAGGATTTGGTTCTACAGAATTTATAGTTTTAAGAGGAAAAAAGGGAATAACAGATAGTCATTTTTTATATTACTTTGCTATTTCACCAGATTTTAGAGATGTAGCTATAAAATCAATGACTGGTAGCTCAGGGAGACAACGAGTACAAACAGATGTAGTTTTGAGTTATGAATTTTTATTC